Proteins from one Setaria italica strain Yugu1 chromosome V, Setaria_italica_v2.0, whole genome shotgun sequence genomic window:
- the LOC101768812 gene encoding L-type lectin-domain containing receptor kinase IX.1 → MAGFSVITSSVGLIFFLCVCFLPAAPVAGLFFNYSTFSSDDTKDFKVEGEAYINRGWIDVSAFNKGIDNSRGRVSYAQPMPLWDRETGEVASFTTRFAFVIDPPPPLGINNKGTGMAFFLAAYPSSLPPGSEPYDMSLTNQKPDAVATGDARFVAVEFDTFNDTAALDPDRTYDHVGIDVNSIRSVATRSLPNFSLVGNMTAEIRYDNISSILEMTLRLGDRRNESYHLSHKVDLKSALPENISVGFSASTSTSIELHQLHSWYFSSSLEPKAALIPAPPPPLPPPPTPNTPAGSGRGGLIAGATVGAALFLVLLLSTAALLARRRRSKRRELAEELGEVGGSDDEDDGAEPIMEIEMGTGPRRFPYRDLVAATKSFAPEEKLGQGGFGSVYRGHLREHGLGAVAIKRFAKGSSMQGRKEYKSEIKVISRLRHRNLVQLVGWCHGRDELLLVYELVPNRSLDIHLHGDGDGTFLTWPMRLNIILGLGSALLYLHEEWEQCVVHRDVKPSNVMLDVSFNAKLGDFGLARFIDHAVGVQTMTAVSGTPGYVDPESLITGKASAESDVYSFGVVVLEITCGRRPMSLQGGSQKNAVFRLVEWVWDLYGQGFALAVADERLKGEYDAAEVERAVSVGLWCAHPDPRARPSIRAAMAALQSTGPVPALPAKMPVPTYAAPVIPPEGLFSYSAASSSGVMSSSLTQSSSTTATTHTSSSDTSTSTGLKDSSSLLKHQY, encoded by the exons ATGGCCGGCTTCTCGGTGATCACATCGTCCGTCggcctcatcttcttcctctgcgtCTGCTTCCTCCCCGCGGCTCCCGTGGCCGGCTTGTTCTTCAACTACTCCACATTCAGCTCAGATGACACCAAGGACTTCAAGGTCGAAGGCGAAGCCTACATCAACCGCGGGTGGATCGACGTGTCGGCGTTCAACAAGGGCATCGACAACAGCAGGGGCCGTGTGTCGTACGCCCAGCCGATGCCCCTCTGGGACAGGGAGACCGGCGAGGTGGCCAGCTTCACCACGCGCTTCGCCTTCGTCatcgacccgccgccgccgctcggcatcAACAACAAGGGCACCGGCATGgccttcttcctcgccgcctACCCGTCCAGCCTGCCGCCCGGCTCCGAGCCCTACGACATGAGCCTCACCAACCAGAAGCCGGACGCGGTGGCCACCGGCGACGCCCGGTTCGTGGCGGTGGAGTTCGACACCTTCAACGACACCGCGGCGCTGGACCCCGACAGAACCTACGATCACGTCGGCATCGACGTCAACTCCATCAGGTCAGTGGCCACGAGGAGCCTGCCGAACTTCAGCCTCGTCGGGAACATGACCGCCGAGATCAGGTACGACAACATCTCGAGCATCCTGGAGATGACGCTACGGCTGGGCGATAGAAGAAACGAATCTTACCACCTTAGCCATAAGGTTGACCTCAAGAGCGCGTTGCCGGAGAACATCTCCGTCGGCTTCTCTGCCTCGACGTCCACATCCATCGAGCTGCATCAGCTGCATTCTTGGTACTTCAGCTCGTCGTTGGAACCCAAGGCCGCACTTAtcccagctccgccgccgccactaccACCTCCGCCGACGCCGAACACGCCAGCTGGTTCCGGACGCGGTGGACTTATAGCAGGAGCCACCGTCGGCGCAGCGCTGTTCCTCGTTCTCCTCTTATCTACGGCAGCTCTCctcgcacggcggcggcggagcaagaGGAGGGAGCTGGCAGAAGAATTGGGGGAGGTAGGCGGCTCggacgacgaagacgacggGGCCGAGCCGATCATGGAGATCGAAATGGGGACGGGGCCAAGGCGATTCCCGTACCGCGACCTCGTTGCTGCGACGAAGAGCTTCGCGCCGGAGGAGAAGCTCGGGCAAGGCGGCTTCGGCTCAGTGTACCGGGGACACCTGAGAGAGCACGGCCTCGGCGCCGTGGCCATAAAGAGGTTCGCCAAAGGATCTTCCATGCAAGGGAGGAAGGAGTACAAGTCGGAGATCAAGGTGATAAGCCGGCTCCGCCACCGGAACCTCGTCCAGCTCGTCGGCTGGTGCCACGGCCGCGACGAGCTCCTGCTCGTCTACGAGCTCGTGCCTAACCGCAGCCTCGACATCCATCttcacggcgacggcgacggcaccTTCTTGACATGGCCAATGAG GCTCAATATTATTCTTGGGCTTGGGTCCGCACTGCTCTACCTCCACGAGGAGTGGGAGCAATGCGTCGTGCACCGCGACGTCAAGCCGAGCAACGTCATGCTGGACGTGTCCTTCAACGCCAAGCTCGGCGACTTCGGGCTCGCGAGGTTCATCGACCACGCCGTCGGGGTGCAGACGATGACCGCCGTCTCCGGCACGCCGGGATACGTCGACCCCGAGAGCTTGATTACCGGCAAGGCAAGCGCTGAGTCCGACgtctacagcttcggcgtcgtcGTGCTGGAGATCACATGCGGGAGGAGGCCCATGAGCTTGCAGGGCGGCAGCCAGAAGAACGCCGTCTTCCGGCTGGTCGAGTGGGTCTGGGACCTGTACGGCCAGGGATTCGCTCTCGCGGTGGCCGACGAGCGGCTCAAAGGCGAGTAcgacgcggcggaggtggagcgcgCCGTGTCCGTGGGGCTCTGGTGCGCGCACCCGGACCCGCGCGCACGGCCGTCCATCAGAGCGGCCATGGCCGCTCTCCAGTCCACCGGCCCGGTGCCGGCTCTGCCGGCTAAGATGCCCGTGCCGACTTACGCGGCGCCGGTGATCCCGCCTGAGGGCCTCTTCTCGTACAGCGCTGCTTCCTCGTCAGGGGTGATGTCGTCCAGTTTGACTCAGTCGTCGTCGACAACGGCAACGACTCACACCTCCTCCTCGGACACGTCCACTTCAACCGGTTTGAAGGATTCGTCTTCGCTGCTCAAACATCAGTATTGA